A single genomic interval of Flavobacteriales bacterium harbors:
- a CDS encoding sodium:solute symporter, producing MSPTLILSIIACYFVVLFIIGKVTSKGADNDSFFTGNKNSPWWVVAFGMIGTSLSGVTFISVPGWVGTSQFSYMQMVLGYLVGYTVIATVLMPLYYRLNLTSIYTYLDDRFGKYSYRTGASFFLLSRTIGASFRLYLVAGVLQLTIFDAWGVPFVATVIGTIVFIWLYTYEGGIKTIIWTDTLQTLFMLLAVILTVGIISQELGFGFSEMVSTIKQSDYSKMFFFEDMNHPKYFWKQFMAGAFISIVMTGLDQDMMQKNLSCKNIGEAQKNMFSFSFVLVFVNLFFLALGALLYLFATAKGIEIPAKTDDLYPLLATSGELPVIVGVLFILGLVAAAYSSADSALAALTTSACVDILDVEKKPKNEQVKLRKKVHIVMSAILVLTIMIFKWVNDESVISAVFRVAGYTYGPLLGLYAFGLFTKLNVRDKLVPIICLASPVLTYVINANSEAWLGGYKFGFELLILNGTITFIGLLLVSKKSELKLA from the coding sequence ATGTCACCAACTCTCATCCTCTCCATCATCGCATGCTATTTCGTAGTGCTTTTCATTATCGGAAAAGTAACCTCGAAAGGCGCTGACAACGATTCTTTCTTTACGGGCAACAAGAACTCGCCTTGGTGGGTCGTAGCCTTCGGAATGATCGGTACCAGTTTGAGTGGCGTTACCTTCATTTCAGTTCCGGGATGGGTGGGAACATCGCAGTTTAGTTACATGCAAATGGTGCTGGGCTATTTGGTCGGTTACACCGTGATTGCCACAGTACTGATGCCCTTGTATTATCGGCTCAATCTCACTTCCATTTACACCTATTTGGATGACCGTTTTGGGAAATACAGCTACAGAACCGGAGCTTCCTTCTTTCTACTTTCGCGCACCATTGGCGCATCTTTTCGGCTGTACTTAGTAGCAGGTGTTTTGCAACTCACCATTTTCGATGCGTGGGGCGTTCCGTTCGTGGCAACAGTTATCGGCACCATCGTTTTCATTTGGCTTTACACTTACGAGGGAGGCATCAAAACCATCATCTGGACCGACACGCTCCAAACACTTTTCATGCTTTTGGCGGTTATTCTTACAGTCGGAATTATCAGTCAGGAACTCGGATTCGGATTCAGTGAAATGGTTTCAACCATCAAACAAAGCGATTATTCCAAAATGTTCTTTTTTGAGGATATGAATCATCCGAAATATTTCTGGAAACAGTTTATGGCTGGAGCATTTATCTCCATTGTAATGACAGGTCTGGATCAAGACATGATGCAGAAGAACCTGAGCTGCAAAAACATTGGCGAAGCGCAGAAAAACATGTTCAGCTTCAGTTTTGTGCTAGTGTTTGTCAATCTGTTTTTCCTTGCTTTGGGCGCATTGCTTTACCTGTTCGCAACTGCAAAAGGAATTGAAATTCCCGCTAAAACGGACGACCTCTATCCGTTGCTAGCAACAAGCGGAGAACTCCCTGTAATAGTCGGTGTTCTATTCATTCTTGGTTTAGTAGCTGCTGCTTATTCTAGTGCTGATTCGGCATTAGCGGCCTTGACAACTTCAGCTTGTGTGGACATTCTGGACGTTGAGAAAAAGCCGAAAAACGAACAGGTTAAGCTTCGAAAGAAAGTGCATATCGTAATGTCAGCAATACTTGTCCTAACCATCATGATATTCAAATGGGTGAACGATGAAAGTGTAATCAGTGCTGTTTTCCGCGTAGCGGGATATACTTATGGTCCGTTGCTCGGGCTTTACGCTTTCGGGCTTTTCACGAAGTTGAATGTGCGCGACAAACTCGTTCCGATAATCTGCTTGGCTTCGCCTGTTCTCACATACGTCATCAATGCCAATTCGGAAGCTTGGCTAGGCGGTTATAAATTCGGTTTTGAACTCTTGATTCTTAACGGAACAATCACCTTTATCGGATTGCTGCTGGTCTCTAAGAAATCAGAATTGAAGCTCGCTTAA
- a CDS encoding alkaline phosphatase family protein, with amino-acid sequence MKATFFLLSFFICSIAVAQNADQPFCGKVNEGKELKTVSTIGFGSCANQNAPYPVLLKIAERKPDVFCWLGDNIYGDSQNMKVLREKYTKLGCHEEFRKLNEESYFLAVWDDHDFGKNDGGKFYTKKKKSKELFLEFWCEPQDSERKNHPGIYHSTTIGPDGQRVQFIMLDTRTFRDPLRLNVGGHLFGIKKKWKNDYIPIQRKSATFLGKEQWAWLEKVLKEPADVRIVMSSSQFGISYNGYEAWANMPREQEKFVELIKKTKANGILFISGDVHWGEISKLKADGCYPLYDITSSGITQEWSHIEPNDNRVGEAFAPNNAGIIEIDWEQTDPLIQFKLIDVNGEEVRKHQVRLSELQF; translated from the coding sequence ATGAAAGCCACGTTTTTCCTTTTATCCTTTTTCATTTGCTCCATCGCGGTAGCACAGAATGCGGATCAACCATTTTGCGGAAAAGTGAACGAAGGCAAGGAACTGAAAACGGTTTCGACCATCGGTTTTGGTTCGTGTGCCAATCAGAATGCACCTTATCCTGTGCTGCTGAAAATTGCGGAACGCAAACCCGATGTTTTCTGCTGGTTGGGCGATAACATTTATGGTGATTCTCAGAACATGAAGGTGCTTCGCGAGAAGTACACCAAATTGGGTTGTCATGAAGAATTCAGGAAACTAAATGAAGAAAGCTATTTTCTGGCCGTTTGGGATGACCACGATTTCGGCAAGAATGATGGCGGGAAATTCTACACGAAGAAGAAAAAGTCGAAAGAATTATTCCTTGAATTCTGGTGCGAACCGCAGGATTCAGAGCGCAAAAATCATCCAGGAATCTATCACTCAACCACTATTGGGCCAGACGGACAGCGGGTTCAGTTCATCATGCTCGACACGCGAACATTTCGCGATCCATTGCGATTGAATGTTGGCGGACATCTGTTCGGAATAAAGAAAAAGTGGAAGAACGATTACATCCCCATTCAGCGGAAGTCTGCAACCTTTCTTGGTAAGGAACAATGGGCTTGGCTGGAGAAGGTGTTGAAGGAACCTGCCGATGTCCGCATCGTAATGTCGAGCAGTCAATTCGGTATCAGCTACAACGGATATGAGGCTTGGGCAAACATGCCGCGCGAGCAGGAGAAATTTGTTGAGCTTATTAAAAAGACCAAAGCCAACGGCATCTTATTCATTTCGGGCGATGTGCATTGGGGCGAAATCTCCAAGTTGAAAGCTGATGGCTGCTATCCGTTGTATGATATCACTTCAAGCGGTATCACGCAGGAATGGAGCCATATCGAACCGAACGACAATCGCGTTGGCGAAGCTTTTGCTCCAAACAATGCGGGCATCATTGAAATTGATTGGGAACAGACTGACCCGCTCATTCAATTCAAATTGATTGATGTGAATGGGGAAGAAGTTCGAAAGCACCAAGTGCGATTAAGCGAGCTTCAATTCTGA
- a CDS encoding GMC family oxidoreductase, which translates to MAEEKIYDHIVVGSGFGGSVSAMRLSEKGYDVLVLEMGKRWESKDFPKSNWNVQKFLWAPVLRAFGIQKINFLNKIMVLGGAGVGGGSLVYANTHMFPPDAFFNNPVWSGIRDWKSTLQPFYERARFMLGSSKYEKEGPEDEVLKQIAIDMGKLDTYKPVDHVGVYLGDRKVEKDPYFNGLGPMRKGCIECANCMVGCRYNSKNTLDKNYLWFAEKWGTKIEAETRVTKVEFKDDIYHVHTESSTSLFGKKKRVFKSRGIVFSAGVLGTMKLLFRQKEEFKTLPNLSDKLGANLRTNSESLCGIAGIDKKMNYGLAISRVFNPDDNTHIELVKYGDGSGAMGLLSVMAAGDGPAIVRILKMLWNLITSPRKAWNVIRREFAHHSIILLVMQSLDNALQMKWKKGLFGGSLTATSGDNAQVPAYIEVGQNVMHRYAEKTGGTAMNATTEVLFNMSSTAHILGGCPMGETNETGVVNDKFEVHGYPNMRVLDGSVIPCNLGVNPSLTITALSEYAMSHVPAKKGNTRQTLEQQMATNSAA; encoded by the coding sequence ATGGCAGAAGAGAAGATTTACGATCACATCGTGGTTGGTTCGGGTTTCGGAGGTAGTGTTTCTGCTATGCGTCTTTCTGAAAAAGGTTATGACGTTTTAGTGCTGGAAATGGGCAAACGTTGGGAATCGAAAGATTTTCCGAAAAGCAATTGGAACGTGCAAAAGTTCCTGTGGGCGCCTGTTCTCAGAGCCTTCGGAATTCAGAAAATCAACTTCCTGAATAAAATAATGGTGCTTGGCGGTGCCGGAGTTGGAGGCGGAAGTTTGGTTTACGCCAACACGCACATGTTTCCGCCTGATGCATTTTTCAATAATCCAGTTTGGTCAGGCATTCGAGATTGGAAATCTACGCTGCAACCTTTTTATGAAAGGGCGCGCTTCATGCTCGGCAGTTCGAAGTATGAGAAAGAAGGTCCAGAAGATGAGGTGTTGAAGCAGATTGCCATCGACATGGGAAAATTGGACACCTACAAACCGGTTGACCACGTAGGGGTTTATCTCGGAGACAGAAAAGTAGAGAAAGACCCTTATTTCAATGGTTTGGGGCCAATGCGCAAAGGCTGCATCGAATGCGCCAATTGCATGGTGGGTTGTAGGTACAATTCCAAGAACACGCTGGATAAGAATTACCTCTGGTTTGCCGAAAAATGGGGAACGAAGATTGAAGCCGAAACACGTGTAACCAAGGTTGAATTCAAGGACGATATTTACCACGTTCACACAGAATCTTCCACTTCGCTTTTCGGGAAAAAGAAAAGGGTTTTTAAAAGCCGTGGAATCGTTTTTTCCGCTGGAGTTTTGGGCACAATGAAGCTGCTTTTCCGTCAGAAGGAAGAATTCAAAACACTTCCGAATTTGTCGGATAAACTGGGAGCGAACCTTCGGACGAACTCAGAATCACTTTGCGGAATTGCGGGCATTGATAAGAAGATGAACTACGGATTGGCCATCAGTCGCGTGTTCAATCCAGATGATAACACGCACATCGAATTGGTTAAATATGGAGATGGTTCTGGTGCGATGGGATTACTTTCCGTGATGGCTGCTGGCGATGGTCCAGCCATTGTCCGAATACTCAAAATGCTTTGGAATCTCATCACCAGTCCGCGAAAGGCGTGGAATGTGATTCGAAGAGAATTTGCGCATCATTCCATTATCCTTCTAGTGATGCAATCGCTCGACAATGCCTTGCAGATGAAGTGGAAGAAAGGTCTTTTTGGTGGGAGTTTGACCGCCACGAGTGGAGACAACGCCCAAGTTCCAGCATACATCGAAGTAGGTCAAAATGTAATGCATCGCTACGCAGAGAAAACTGGAGGAACGGCCATGAATGCGACTACGGAAGTGCTGTTCAATATGTCTTCAACCGCGCATATTTTGGGTGGTTGCCCGATGGGAGAAACAAATGAAACAGGTGTTGTAAACGATAAGTTCGAAGTGCACGGATACCCAAACATGCGCGTGCTGGACGGTTCCGTCATTCCGTGCAATTTGGGCGTGAATCCGAGTTTGACCATCACCGCGTTGAGCGAATATGCCATGAGTCATGTTCCAGCGAAAAAAGGTAACACAAGGCAAACATTGGAGCAACAAATGGCTACTAATTCTGCAGCATGA
- the guaB gene encoding IMP dehydrogenase — translation MSLDSNKFQGEGLTYDDVLLVPAYSEVLPRDVNISSKFTRNISINVPIASAAMDTVTEAAMAIAIAQEGGIGVIHKNMSIEQQALEVRKVKRAESGMILDPVTLKADALVGDAENMMAEYKIGGIPVVDDNRKLVGIITNRDLRFEKNMKRPISELMTSEGLITITDVKDVLKTEAMLQKHRIEKLPVVDKDYKLVGLITYKDLIKTKLRPNACKDEHGRLRVAAAVGVTPDMLERVTALEAVGVDAIIIDTAHGHSKGVVNSLKIAKDAFPNLQVIVGNIATAEAALMLVKHGADAVKVGIGPGSICTTRIIAGVGVPQLTAVMDVANALRGTGVPVIADGGIKFTGDIVKAVVAGADVIMAGSMFAGTEESPGRTIILEGRKFKTYRGMGSIEAMQKGSKDRYFQDAEDDIKKLVPEGIVGRVPYKGTLTEVMYQIVGGLRAGMGYCGAATITDLQNAKLIKISPAGFRESHPHGVTITSEAPNYSP, via the coding sequence ATGTCATTAGATTCAAACAAGTTCCAAGGAGAGGGACTTACCTATGACGATGTTCTTCTCGTTCCAGCTTACTCCGAAGTCTTGCCGCGTGATGTGAACATCAGCAGCAAATTCACCCGAAACATCAGCATCAATGTCCCGATAGCATCTGCTGCGATGGACACTGTAACCGAAGCTGCCATGGCCATTGCCATTGCCCAAGAAGGTGGAATCGGAGTTATTCACAAGAACATGAGCATCGAACAGCAGGCACTCGAAGTCCGAAAGGTGAAACGTGCTGAAAGTGGAATGATCTTGGATCCTGTAACGCTGAAGGCTGATGCCTTGGTCGGAGATGCAGAGAACATGATGGCCGAATATAAGATCGGTGGAATTCCTGTGGTGGACGACAACCGAAAACTGGTCGGCATCATCACCAATCGCGACCTGCGCTTTGAAAAAAACATGAAGCGCCCGATCAGTGAGCTGATGACTTCAGAAGGGCTGATCACTATCACTGATGTGAAGGATGTTTTGAAAACCGAAGCCATGTTGCAAAAACATCGCATCGAAAAACTTCCTGTTGTTGATAAGGACTACAAATTGGTAGGACTAATCACCTACAAAGACCTTATCAAAACCAAACTAAGACCCAATGCTTGCAAAGACGAGCATGGCCGGTTAAGAGTTGCTGCGGCAGTTGGCGTAACTCCGGATATGCTTGAGCGCGTCACCGCATTAGAAGCTGTAGGGGTTGATGCGATCATCATTGATACCGCACACGGCCATTCAAAAGGAGTAGTCAACTCGTTGAAGATTGCGAAGGATGCTTTTCCAAACTTACAGGTGATTGTTGGAAATATTGCCACCGCAGAAGCTGCACTGATGCTTGTGAAGCATGGAGCGGATGCTGTGAAAGTTGGCATTGGTCCTGGGTCAATCTGCACCACGCGAATCATTGCAGGCGTTGGTGTTCCTCAACTTACCGCAGTAATGGATGTTGCCAATGCATTGAGAGGAACTGGTGTTCCAGTAATTGCTGATGGCGGCATAAAGTTTACAGGCGATATTGTGAAAGCTGTGGTTGCCGGTGCTGATGTGATCATGGCCGGAAGCATGTTTGCAGGAACCGAAGAATCTCCGGGCAGAACGATTATTCTGGAAGGAAGAAAATTCAAAACGTATCGAGGAATGGGTTCGATTGAAGCCATGCAAAAAGGCTCGAAAGACCGTTATTTCCAAGATGCGGAAGACGATATCAAAAAACTTGTTCCCGAAGGAATTGTTGGTCGAGTGCCTTATAAAGGAACATTGACAGAGGTCATGTACCAGATAGTTGGTGGACTTCGTGCCGGTATGGGATATTGCGGAGCCGCCACCATTACCGACCTTCAGAACGCCAAGCTAATCAAGATATCTCCAGCAGGATTCAGAGAGAGCCATCCGCATGGTGTTACCATTACTAGCGAAGCACCAAACTACAGTCCTTAG
- a CDS encoding peptidylprolyl isomerase, which produces MKNNFFKTTLLVALLIGSVDLFGQEKDAVLLTVDGQNISLSEFEAVYKKNNRDETIDQKDLEDYLDLYINFRLKVREAESLGLDTVKKFIEELKGYQKQLAKPYLTDKKVSEKLVQEAYERSLKDMHASHILIKVGPDALPKDTLAAYNKIEGIRKQALKGDFSALARKYSEDPSAKENGGDLGWFSVLRMVYPFESAAYTTPIGEVSMPVRTRFGYHIIKVLGSREAQGEIRAAHIMIKTPPEATDEDRQKAEAKIKEVKDLLDKGQSFEELAKKYSEDKGSSTKGGELPKFGTGRMVPPFEVAAFGLKADGDYSEPVLTDYGWHIVKRLERYSVPTFEEIEKELNSKVAKDSRSEMSTTSVLNRIKKDYGFKENRAAVDQLSSYLTDAIIEGKWNADTAKGLSAVVCEIGDKKFTQEDLANYIGTHQVRRKADDLKVVLYAMFNQFVDENLLAYEESKLAGKYPEYKALLKEYRDGILLFDLTDDKVWSKAVKDTSGLKAFHEKNRDKFMWEKRLDAEIYYCQKDSVVEPLKKILLKKLKKKKPSKEEILKEFNANSQLNLRVDQGMYEANDEKLLENVTWEKGVFGPFKDGENQVLILVKAVSAPTPKTLKEARGLVTAEYQNYLEKEWINELRGKYKFSANRDLLLQIK; this is translated from the coding sequence ATGAAGAACAATTTCTTTAAAACGACCCTGCTTGTGGCCTTGCTAATTGGTAGCGTTGATCTTTTCGGCCAAGAGAAGGACGCTGTTCTCTTAACTGTTGACGGGCAGAACATTTCATTATCAGAATTTGAAGCGGTTTATAAGAAGAACAACCGAGATGAAACGATTGACCAGAAAGATCTGGAAGATTATCTTGACCTCTACATCAATTTCCGATTGAAAGTGCGCGAAGCTGAATCCTTGGGATTGGATACGGTGAAAAAATTCATTGAAGAGCTGAAAGGCTACCAAAAACAATTGGCAAAACCTTATCTAACCGATAAAAAGGTGTCTGAGAAACTTGTTCAGGAAGCCTACGAAAGAAGTTTGAAAGACATGCACGCCAGCCACATCCTTATAAAGGTTGGGCCAGATGCCTTGCCAAAAGATACGCTTGCTGCCTACAATAAGATTGAAGGCATCCGCAAGCAAGCATTGAAAGGCGATTTTTCTGCCTTAGCAAGAAAATATTCTGAAGATCCATCTGCCAAAGAAAACGGTGGTGATCTAGGTTGGTTTTCTGTGCTTCGAATGGTGTATCCATTTGAAAGCGCTGCCTACACTACACCAATTGGTGAAGTAAGCATGCCTGTTCGTACACGATTTGGCTACCATATCATTAAAGTTTTAGGAAGTCGTGAAGCACAAGGAGAGATCAGAGCTGCTCACATCATGATCAAAACTCCACCAGAGGCTACCGATGAAGACCGTCAAAAAGCGGAAGCTAAGATCAAAGAAGTAAAAGACCTACTAGATAAAGGTCAGAGTTTCGAAGAGCTTGCGAAGAAATATTCGGAAGACAAAGGTTCATCTACTAAAGGTGGCGAACTTCCAAAATTCGGAACAGGTAGAATGGTTCCTCCATTTGAAGTAGCCGCTTTTGGATTGAAAGCTGATGGCGATTACTCTGAACCGGTTCTTACAGATTATGGCTGGCACATCGTAAAACGATTGGAACGTTACTCAGTTCCAACATTCGAAGAAATTGAAAAAGAATTGAACTCGAAGGTTGCTAAAGACAGCCGTTCTGAAATGAGCACGACTTCGGTCCTAAATCGAATCAAAAAAGATTATGGATTCAAGGAAAATCGTGCTGCAGTTGATCAACTAAGCAGTTACTTGACTGACGCGATCATCGAAGGAAAATGGAACGCTGATACTGCCAAAGGGCTTAGCGCAGTTGTATGCGAGATTGGCGACAAAAAATTCACTCAAGAAGACTTGGCCAACTACATTGGCACACATCAGGTTAGAAGAAAAGCAGACGACCTGAAAGTGGTGCTTTATGCTATGTTCAATCAATTTGTGGACGAGAACCTGCTTGCTTATGAAGAGAGCAAACTAGCTGGTAAATACCCTGAATACAAAGCTTTGCTGAAGGAATACAGAGATGGAATTCTCTTGTTTGACCTTACAGACGACAAAGTGTGGTCTAAGGCTGTAAAAGACACTTCTGGATTGAAGGCGTTCCACGAGAAAAACCGTGATAAATTCATGTGGGAAAAACGATTGGATGCAGAAATCTACTATTGTCAGAAAGATTCTGTAGTTGAACCGCTGAAGAAAATATTACTTAAGAAATTGAAGAAAAAGAAACCAAGCAAAGAGGAAATTCTTAAGGAATTCAATGCGAATTCTCAACTCAATCTTCGAGTAGACCAAGGGATGTACGAGGCAAATGACGAGAAACTGTTGGAGAACGTTACTTGGGAAAAAGGCGTCTTTGGTCCGTTCAAAGATGGAGAGAATCAAGTGCTGATCTTGGTGAAAGCGGTTTCGGCTCCAACACCAAAAACATTGAAAGAAGCGAGAGGATTGGTTACTGCAGAATATCAGAACTATCTTGAAAAAGAATGGATCAATGAACTTCGTGGTAAATACAAGTTCAGCGCTAACCGCGACTTACTTCTACAGATCAAATAA